One genomic window of Caenorhabditis elegans chromosome I includes the following:
- the F26B1.1 gene encoding uncharacterized protein (Confirmed by transcript evidence) — protein sequence MFQWMINLLFNEKFVLFGIFVSILLTPVIGLECAKKKKKESKKRKKTQKEEDCDSESIKQKKKKARVKKKEVRKSKKDVEDDEDDSNSKSAKKKAVKVAKKPEEKRLENKPMNTGMPQQMNPEPRIYLPPPQYARPIHPGYQMPLEPTEDTDTIKQVEQFHDVPNF from the exons ATGTTTCAGTGGATGATTAATTTGTTATTCAATG aaaaattcgTACTGTTTGGCATATTTGTCTCAATTTTATTGACACCTGTAATTGGATTGGAGtgtgcaaaaaagaaaaagaaag aatcaaagaagaggaaaaagacgcaaaaagaagaagattgTGATTCGGAAtctataaaacaaaaaaagaaaaaagctcGAGTTAAGAAAAAGGAAGTTAGGAAAAGTAAAAAGGATGTTGAAGACGATGAGGATGATTCAAACtcaaaatctgcaaaaaagaaAGCTGTTAAAGTCGCAAAG AAACCTGAAGAAAAACGTCTTGAAAATAAACCAATGAATACAGGAATGCCTCAGCAAATGAACCCGGAGCCTCGAATTTACTTG ccACCTCCTCAATATGCTCGTCCCATACATCCTGGGTATCAAATGCCACTGGAGCCAACAGAGGATACAGACACAATCAAACAAGTTGAACAATTTCATGATGttccgaatttttaa